The Bacteroidota bacterium genomic sequence TGCAATACACAGCCGGTTTGCCTGCGGCTGATGCACAGCTGCTCCAGACCATTGCCGGTACTACCGTGCTCGACTCGCTGCCGCTGTGGCAGGCCGAAATAGACATTGCCGTGGCCACCGGCCTTACCGCCACGCAAACCAGCGGCTATACCTACGATTTTGCGCTGCAAACCACCTTTGCCAATGCCTTCAGCTGGAACTACGGCGACAATACGGGCTGGCAAAGTGCCGGCAACCCGTCCACACACACATTCCCCGGTCCCGGGCAGTACACGGTAAGCGGCGTGGTACACAACGGCTGCTTTACCGATACCGTGCAGCAAACAATTACCGTGCTGCCGCTTGGGGTGCAAAATGCCGGTGCGTTTCAGGTTAATGTATATCCAAACCCTGCCAGCGGCCAGGTGCGTTTTGCCTTGCCGCCTGCACAGCCCGCCCGCATCGACTGGTTTGATGCCACCGGCCGCTGTGTAAAAAGCAGCACCCTGCCCGCCGGCAGCGATGGAGTAATGGATATTTCGCAGCTGCCTGCGGGTGTGTATCAGGTGCGTATTGTGCAGCAGGAACAGCAAGCTGTAGTGCGTGTGGTTGTCAATTGATCTGTCTGAAGCCGGTTAACTTACACGCATTGGAGTTACAAAGGCACACATCGTTGATTTTTCTTAAATGAAAAGGCCGATTCCGTATTACATGCGCGGACGTTATCATGAAATAAATGATAACGGAGTAACACGTTATTTCGAAATCCATACCTGTCCGTATTCACCTGAAAGCGCAGAACGCTTAAGAGCGATAGATTGCCTTGAACAATCTGCTTTAGGGCAGTATATGCGATTAATTCAAAAGGAAATTCCGGAGGATACCTTGCATCTGTATAAACTTCACACCTACGTTGTTTCGGGAACTGTAACGGATTATCTGGAGTTTAGATTGAATTCGCGTGATTTTGAACAGACTGGATTTCTTAGTATTGATGAATTGCTAGCATATTGCAAAGAAAGATGGGGAATAACAGCGGGTGATTTTAAACCTGAATATGAAACCAGCATTCCCTGACAGGAAGAAGAAAATACATCCGGCAACCTTTCACCGCCTGCAAGCCGGGACTTTTTGAAACACCGGACCAATTGAATTTTTAGCCCTGATTGGAGCGGAAATCAACTAAAACAAAAACTGTCGCTAACCTCTGCGAGATCTTAAAGATCTCGTAGAGGTGAATCCTGATTTTTTGTTTTAGTTGATTGCAGCGGAAAGCAGGAGCCGAGCCGATATTTATTGCTTCTCTGTTTCGCTCCCCCTCAATCCAGTTTTGGTAAAGAGAGCTTGTACCGCACCGCCACCACACGCACCGCCGCAATAAGCACCATACCGCTTATTGAACAAACCTGCGCAGGCACACCAAAATAATCGAGCAGCACATACAGCGATGCGCCGGCCAGGCAGGCGGTGGCATAAATTTCCTTGCGGAAAATAAGCGGCGTTTCGTTCAGCAGTGTATCACGTATTACGCCGCCAAACACGGCCGAGAACATGCCCAGCATAATGGCCGCCAGCGGATTTACGCCCGCCAGCAACGATTTCTGCACACCCAGAATGGTGTACACCGATATGCCCAGCGTATCGAAAATAAAAAGTGTGCGCCGCAACTTTGCCAGCACATTGCGGAATATTACCGACACTACCACCCCCGCGCCAATGGCAATTACATAATGTGCATCGCGTATCCACGCCAGCGGATGAATATCAAGCATAATATCGCGCAGTGAACCTCCGCCAATGGCCGTAATAAATCCGGTAAACGAAATCCCGAACCAGTCGCGGTGCATTTTCTGGTCTGATGCGGCCAGTGCGCCCGACATGGCAAACATGAGTGTGCCGAAAAGATCGAGGTAATAGGGAAAATGAATCATTGCTTGAGTGGAGCAGGCCGTTCAAAGGTAATAAGGTTTGGAATTTAACGCTTGAAATTTCTTTATTGCCACCTCAGCAAACATCCACCCATTCAAGGCATTATTTTTGATAAACAGGCGCCACTGCATACCACTTGTAAAAATGGCCGGATGCAGCTCTGCAAATCCTGCTACATTTATATTTCACACGATCACGTTACTATGAAACAACTTTTTCTCTTGTCTGCATTAATGGCGGCGCTGTTT encodes the following:
- a CDS encoding trimeric intracellular cation channel family protein; the protein is MHFPYYLDLFGTLMFAMSGALAASDQKMHRDWFGISFTGFITAIGGGSLRDIMLDIHPLAWIRDAHYVIAIGAGVVVSVIFRNVLAKLRRTLFIFDTLGISVYTILGVQKSLLAGVNPLAAIMLGMFSAVFGGVIRDTLLNETPLIFRKEIYATACLAGASLYVLLDYFGVPAQVCSISGMVLIAAVRVVAVRYKLSLPKLD